A window of Accipiter gentilis chromosome 24, bAccGen1.1, whole genome shotgun sequence contains these coding sequences:
- the RPS4X gene encoding 40S ribosomal protein S4, X isoform, with product MGINPGPEAAVLSRRSAAMARGPKKHLKRVAAPKHWMLDKLTGVFAPRPSTGPHKLRECLPLIIFLRNRLKYALTGDEVKKICMQRFIKIDGKVRTDITYPAGFMDVISIEKTGEHFRLVYDTKGRFAVHRITAEEAKYKLCKVRKIFVGTKGIPHLVTHDARTIRYPDPLIKVNDTVQIDLETGKITDFIKFDTGNLCMVTGGANLGRIGVITNRERHPGSFDVVHVKDANGNSFATRLSNIFVIGKGNKPWISLPRGKGIRLTIAEERDKRLAAKQSSG from the exons ATGGGTATCAACCCCGGACCGGAAGCGGCAGTCCTTTCCCGGCGGAGCGCAGCCATG GCCCGTGGCCCCAAGAAGCACCTGAAGCGCGTGGCTGCGCCCAAGCACTGGATGCTGGACAAACTGACGGGCGTCTTC GCACCCCGTCCATCGACAGGCCCTCACAAACTGAGGGAATGCCTTCCGCTCATCATCTTCCTGCGGAACAGGCTGAAGTATGCCCTGACAGGAGATGAGGTCAAGAAGATCTGCATGCAGAGGTTCATCAAGATAGATGGCAAAGTCCGCACAGACATCACCTACCCTGCAGGCTTCATGG ATGTCATCAGCATCGAGAAGACAGGTGAGCATTTCCGCTTGGTGTATGATACCAAGGGCCGGTTTGCTGTTCACCGCATCACAGCTGAAGAGGCCAAG tACAAGCTGTGCAAGGTGAGGAAGATCTTTGTGGGCACCAAAGGAATCCCTCATCTGGTCACCCACGATGCTCGTACCATCCGCTATCCAGACCCCCTCATCAAAGTGAATGATACGGTCCAAATTGACCTGGAGACAGGCAAGATCACAGATTTCATCAAGTTTGACACAG GTAACCTGTGCATGGTGACCGGCGGTGCCAACTTGGGTCGTATTGGGGTGATCACTAACCGGGAGAGACACCCTGGCTCGTTTGACGTGGTTCACGTGAAGGATGCCAATGGCAATAGCTTTGCCACCAGGCTCTCCAACATCTTTGTTATTGGCAAA GGTAACAAGCCGTGGATCTCCCTGCCCCGTGGAAAGGGCATCCGCCTGACCATTGCTGAAGAGAGAGACAAGAGACTGGCGGCCAAGCAGAGCAGCGGGTGA
- the CITED1 gene encoding cbp/p300-interacting transactivator 1 has product MSSLRCPSRATKDHEVAATPRYRSGTGAGELPTAAGGAPPPPVAPLVLQTAPHLLASMHLQKLNSQHRAAGGVRHSQEPRSPPGCGLGTRGAGNLSPPAAGPGIIDSDPVDEEVLRALVLELGLDRADELPELWLGHHEFDFPADLPAGC; this is encoded by the coding sequence ATGAGCTCTCTACGGTGCCCCTCCCGGGCCACGAAGGACCACGAGGTGGCGGCGACCCCGCGCTACCGTTCCGGCACCGGGGCCGGGGAGCTGCCGACCGCCGCGGGGGGCGCTCCGCCGCCCCCCGTCGCCCCTTTGGTCCTGCAGACGGCTCCCCACCTCCTGGCCAGCATGCACCTCCAGAAGCTCAACAGCCAGCACCGCGCCGCGGGGGGAGTCCGGCACTCCCAGGAGCCCCGCTCGCCGCCCGGCTGCGGCTTGGGGACGCGGGGCGCGGGCAATCTCTCCcccccggccgccggccccggcatCATCGACTCGGACCCGGTGGACGAGGAGGTGCTCAGGGCGTTGGTGCTGGAGCTTGGCCTCGACAGGGCGGACGAGCTGCCGGAGCTCTGGCTCGGCCACCACGAGTTCGACTTCCCCGCGGACCTGCCAGCCGGCTGCTGA